Proteins from a genomic interval of Trifolium pratense cultivar HEN17-A07 linkage group LG6, ARS_RC_1.1, whole genome shotgun sequence:
- the LOC123891038 gene encoding transcription factor MYB61-like — translation MGRHSCCYKQKLRKGLWSPEEDEKLLNHITKYGHGCWSSVPKQAGLQRCGKSCRLRWINYLRPDLKRGTFSQEEENIIIELHSVLGNRWSQIAAQLPGRTDNEIKNLWNSCLKKKLRQKGIDPVTHKPLSEVENVEQEEEKTKSQEKVTEISESDELNLLRSESTSKSDACSYEQKQSSIVLKAYANEMEVEGSCSNYLMGNYPIHMSYSSNDNLPNSNSSHWFNQTGSKTFDMNSEFSSNIMSNTFCYKPSFDVPSEDVSISSASFPMKNSILSSWGLRDCDSSSKENQSHIHMMENQTEEEEEAKWNEYLQNPMLMLQNQVPESLCNEIKPATNLSSDALGDMLPHSKQQESSQSYNIATFGHV, via the exons ATGGGAAGACACTCTTGTTGTTACAAACAAAAGCTTAGGAAAGGTCTATGGTCAcctgaagaagatgaaaaacttTTGAATCATATTACTAAATATGGTCATGGATGTTGGAGTTCAGTTCCTAAACAAgcag GTCTTCAAAGATGTGGTAAGAGTTGTAGGCTTAGGTGGATTAATTACTTAAGACCTGATTTAAAAAGAGGTACATTTTCACAAGAGGAAGAAAATATTATCATTGAACTTCATTCAGTACTAGGAAATAG ATGGTCTCAAATTGCAGCACAATTACCTGGAAGGACTGATAATGAAATAAAGAATCTATGGAATTCTTGTTTAAAGAAGAAACTAAGGCAAAAGGGTATAGATCCTGTAACTCATAAACCACTTTCTGAGGTTGAAAATGTTGaacaggaagaagaaaaaacaaaaagtcaaGAAAAAGTAACAGAAATATCAGAATCAGATGAATTGAATCTTCTTAGATCAGAAAGTACTTCTAAGTCAGATGCATGTTCCTATGAACAAAAACAATCTTCAATTGTTCTAAAAGCCTATGCAAATGAAATGGAAGTGGAAGGTTCTTGTTCTAACTATTTGATGGGAAATTACCCTATTCATATGAGTTATTCATCCAATGATAATCTTCCAAATTCAAACTCTTCTCATTGGTTTAACCAAACAGGCTCAAAAACTTTTGACATGAATTCTGAATTTAGTTCTAACATCATGTCTAATACTTTTTGCTACAAACCatcttttgatgttccttcagaAGATGTTTCTATTTCTTCAGCTTCTTTCCCTATGAAGAACAGTATCTTATCTTCTTGGGGATTGAGAGATTGTGACAGTTCTAGTAAAGAGAATCAAAGTCATATTCATATGATGGAGAATCagacagaagaagaagaagaagctaagTGGAATGAGTATCTTCAAAATCCAATGTTAATGCTACAAAATCAAGTACCTGAGTCTTTATGCAATGAGATAAAGCCTGCCACAAATTTGTCTTCTGATGCTTTAGGTGACATGTTGCCACATTCAAAGCAGCAAGAATCTTCTCAATCTTATAATATAGCAACTTTTGGACATGTATAG
- the LOC123891039 gene encoding uncharacterized protein LOC123891039 produces the protein MDYSNVRDFIAKEVPDWNNEVITVARFKAFSGQRSDWQPNFIFWRDLIIKIATHFRFLIVQPSQVKNDWFNRGGLTPLCIDDVLSLMYNEGDITRPGDLVDPRSGRFSQLVRKVTNLITRPATPDIMAEESVILTPLLKDKAAEVVKHLSESHWNSSCIITMKKFQEVCGGPDEASVMLRYLSGCRTAQYLSVLKNEFVEGVKISLSAAALSSVSNLDCDVLYLIWTVEKLQQQLDVIDRRCELSRKSAVASLHSGNKKLALRYARELKLVTQSREKCSSLLNRVEEVYGVIVDAESTKTVSEAMQIGARAIKENKISVEDVDICLRDLQESIDSQKEVEKALEQTPSYTDIDDEDIEEELKELELALEKEAQVDTPEKTITTEEGTATLEAAELLSDTLSNLKLSDSPAVKSRTTQAMSEGEKTANLVM, from the exons ATGGATTATTCAAATGTGAGGGATTTCATAGCAAAGGAAGTTCCCGACTGGAACAACGAAGTAATTACCGTTGCTAGATTCAAAGCTTTTTCCGGTCAAAGATCCGATTGGCAACCAAATTTCATCTTCTGGAGAGATTTGATCATCAAAATCGCCACCCATTTTCGTTTCCTCATCGTCCAACCTTCTCAG GTCAAAAATGATTGGTTTAATCGAGGAGGGTTAACCCCTTTGTGTATCGATGATGTACTG TCTCTAATGTATAATGAAGGTGACATCACAAGACCTGGGGATCTTGTTGATCCAAGGAGTGGAAGATTTTCCCAATTAGTCAGAAAAGTGACCAACTTAATAACCAGACCAGCTACACCAGATATCATGGCTGAAGAATCTGTCATCCTAACTCCTCTGCTTAAG GATAAGGCTGCTGAAGTTGTCAAACATCTTTCAGAAAGTCATTGGAATTCATCTTGTATCATCACGATGAAGAAATTTCAGGAGGTATGTGGAGGGCCAGATGAAGCTTCTGTAATGTTGAGGTATTTGTCAGGATGTAGGACAGCACAGTATCTGTCAGTCCTTAAAAATGAGTTTGTAGAG GGGGTAAAAATTTCGCTCTCAGCAGCAGCATTATCCAGTGTGTCTAATTTAGATTGTGATGTACTGTACTTGATTTGGACAGTTGAGAAGCTTCAGCAACAATTAGATGTGATTGACAGGCGCTGTGAATT GTCAAGAAAATCAGCAGTGGCTTCTCTACATTCCGGGAACAAAAAATTAGCCCTGAGGTATGCAAGGGAGCTGAAGTTGGTCACCCAGAGTAGGGAAAAATGTTCATCACTTTTGAACAGAGTAGAGGAAGTATATGGTGTTATTGTTGACGCCGAGTCAACGAAAACG GTTTCTGAAGCTATGCAGATTGGAGCACGTGCTATTAAAGAAAATAAGATAAGCGTGGAAGATGTTGATATTTGTTTAAGAGATCTGCAAGAGAGCATTGATTCACAAAAGGAAGTTGAAAAGGCACTAG AGCAAACTCCATCATACACAGATATCGATGATGAAGATATTGAAGAAGAACTCAAAGAGTTAGAGCTGGCTCTTGAGAAAGAGGCTCAAGTTGATACACCAGAAAAGACTATTACTACTGAAGAAGGAACTGCAACTTTGGAAGCCGCTGAATTACTTAGTGACACTCTCTCAAATCTCAAACTTTCAGACAGTCCAGCTGTGAAGTCAAGAACCACTCAGGCAATGTCAGAAGGCGAGAAAACAGCAAATTTAGTAATGTAA
- the LOC123891040 gene encoding transcription factor PIF3, whose product MFDSSSSHIDFQSSQSKNSTHMFTYLTPLKKPRMEISSQKETTKLEKQCLVGCEYQKTGKVNFSNFSIPAVFLKSTHQQNSSRNVASTKFQEQTAANKSRMELLPTVDEHSEAASHNSAFDIRQKRKASAIDLCNERESSSVCSLEASNDLNYGLGKLHEETDDSPYFSDNEDEKSENMIKEKVAREGNRIKKSYRNAKVHNLSERKRRDKINEKIRTLRELIPNCNKTDKASMLDDAIEYLKNLKLQLQIMSMSRGLCMPFNHLMMLPTHHMNLNAQHLMGLRQPQVQFPIPQLSNGGVTENNSRVQMFGFSNQFQVAPPMSIPNAPFMPHIIGNSSTTPSPTCYGDMQNQPGRTCG is encoded by the exons ATGTTTGATTCTAGTTCCTCTCATATTGATTTTCAATCTTCCCAAAGTAAGAATAGTACTCACATGTTCACATATTTAACACCATTAAAGAAACCAAGAATGGAAATTTCAAgccaaaaagaaacaacaaagtTAGAGAAACAATGCTTGGTGGGGTGTGAATATCAAAAAACAGGAAAAGTGAATTTCTCAAACTTTTCTATACCTGCAGTGTTTCTCAAATCAACTCATCAACAAAATAGTTCAAGAAATGTTGCTTCAACAAAATTTCAAGAACAAACTGCTGCTAACAAATCAAGAATGGAATTACTACCAACAGTTGATGAACATTCTGAAGCTGCTAGCCATAACAGTGCCTTTGATATTAGACAAAAGAGAAAAGCTAGTGCTATTGATCTATGTAATGAAAGAGAATCTTCTTCTGTATGCTCACTTGAAGCCTCAAATGATCTAAACTACGGTCTCGGAAAATTACATGAGGAAACCGATGACTCGCCTTATTTCAGTGAT aatgaagatgaaaaatcagaaaatatgataaaagaaaaGGTAGCTCGCGAAGGAAACAGAATCAAGAAAAGCTACAGGAATGCTAAAGTTCATAATTTATCAGAAAGG AAGAGAAGAGATAAAATCAACGAAAAAATACGTACATTGAGAGAGCTCATACCGAATTGCAATAAG ACGGACAAAGCTTCAATGCTTGACGATGCCATTGAATATCTTAAGAACCTCAAACTTCAGTTACAG ATTATGTCAATGAGTAGAGGACTTTGTATGCCATTTAATCATCTTATGATGTTACCAACACATCATATGAATTTGAATGCACAACATTTAATGGGATTGAGGCAACCACAAGTACAGTTTCCTATTCCACAACTGAGTAATGGTGGTGTCACTGAAAATAACAGCAGAGTTCAGATGTTTGGGTTCTCCAACCAATTTCAAGTAGCACCACCTATGTCAATTCCAAATGCACCTTTCATGCCTCATATTATTGGAAACTCTTCAACTACACCATCACCAACCTGTTATGGTGACATGCAGAATCAACCTGGCAGGACATGTGGTTAA
- the LOC123891041 gene encoding auxin-responsive protein IAA20-like has translation MGKTKSSNSTSSISSNTNHNLFISTASSLNSQQLPTDLSLGLTISSTQHFRVGSSVSRGQWHQNYDYNDHSSFFVKVYMEGIPIGRKLNILAHQSYHELVKTLEHMFDTTILWGNEMDEVQPERCHVLTYEDEEGDLVMVGDVPWEMFLSTVKRLKITRVDTFRC, from the exons ATGGGaaaaaccaaaagttcaaattCTACTTCATCTATTAGCAGCAACACAAACCACAATCTTTTTATTTCAACTGCATCCTCTCTCAACTCACAACAACTTCCCACAGATCTTAGTCTTGGACTCACCATTTCCTCCACTCAACATTTTCGTGTTGGCTCCTCTGTTTCAAG gggGCAATGGCATCAAAACTATGATTACAATGATCATAGTAGTTTCTTTGTGAAAGTGTATATGGAAGGCATTCCAATTGGTAGAAAACTCAATATACTTGCTCATCAAAGTTACCATGAGTTAGTAAAAACTCTTGAACACATGTTTGACACTACCATTCTAT GGGGAAATGAGATGGATGAAGTGCAACCAGAGAGATGTCATGTGTTAActtatgaagatgaagaaggagaTTTGGTCATGGTTGGTGATGTTCCTTGGGA GATGTTTTTATCTACCGTTAAGAGGTTGAAGATCACAAGAGTAGACACCTTTCGGTGTTAG
- the LOC123891042 gene encoding chitinase 10-like, whose translation MSFSFISQLFFCFTVFIYFVSLRVESWGTPIIPISSLVTKSLYDTIFLHKDDTACPAKNFYPYQSFIKASKYFPQFGTTGCLATRKREIAAFLAQISHETTGGWETAPDGPFSWGLCFKEEISPQSNYCDSTNKDWPCFEDKSYKGRGPIQLSWNYNYGPAGKALGFDGLKNPEIVSNNSVIAFKTALWFWMTERKPTPSCHNVMVGKYVATKVDIAANRTAGFGLVTNIINGGLECGIPNDERVNDRIGFFKRYTKLFNVDTGPNLDCAYQKSL comes from the exons atgtctttttCCTTTATCTCCCAATTATTCTTTTGTTTTACCGTTTTTATCTACTTTGTATCTTTAAGAGTTGAATCATGGGGCACCCCTATTATACCAATCTCATCTCTAGTAACTAAGAGCCTTTATGATACAATTTTCCTACACAAAGATGACACTGCATGTCCTGCAAAAAACTTTTACCCTTACCAATCCTTCATTAAAGCTTCTAAATATTTCCCTCAATTTGGTACTACAGGTTGTTTGGCCACAAGAAAACGTGAGATAGCTGCTTTTCTTGCTCAGATTTCACATGAAACAACTGGTGGATGGGAAACTGCACCTGATGGACCATTTTCTTGGGGATTATGCTTCAAAGAAGAAATTAGTCCTCAGAGTAATTATTGTGATTCTACTAATAAAGATTGGCCTTGTTTTGAAGATAAAAGTTACAAAGGAAGAGGTCCTATTCAACTTTCTTG GAATTACAACTATGGACCAGCAGGGAAGGCCTTAGGATTTGATGGGCTGAAGAATCCAGAAATAGTATCAAACAATTCAGTGATTGCTTTCAAAACTGCTCTATGGTTTTGGATGACAGAGAGAAAACCAACACCTTCTTGTCACAATGTTATGGTTGGAAAATATGTGGCAACAAAAGTTGACATAGCTGCTAATCGCACTGCTGGTTTTGGCTTAGTAACAAACATAATCAATGGTGGATTAGAATGTGGAATTCCAAATGATGAAAGAGTTAATGATCGTATTGGATTTTTCAAAAGATATACCAAGCTGTTCAATGTGGATACTGGACCTAACTTGGATTGTGCATATCAAAAATCCTTATAG
- the LOC123891044 gene encoding chitinase 10-like, with protein MSFSFISQLFFCFTVFIYFVSLRVESWGTPIIPISSLVTKSLYDTIFLHKDDTACPAKNFYPYQSFIKASKYFPQFGTTGCLATRKREIAAFLAQISHETTGGWETAPDGPFSWGLCFKEEISPQSNYCDSTNKDWPCFEDKSYKGRGPIQLSWNYNYGPAGKALGFDGLKNPEIVSNNSVIAFKTALWFWMTERKPTPSCHNVMVGKYVATKVDIVANRTAGFGLVTNIINGGLECGIPNDERVNDRIGFFKRYTKLFNVDTGPNLDCAYQKSL; from the exons atgtctttttCCTTTATCTCCCAATTATTCTTTTGTTTTACCGTTTTTATCTACTTTGTATCTTTAAGAGTTGAATCATGGGGCACCCCTATTATACCAATCTCATCTCTAGTAACTAAGAGCCTTTATGATACAATTTTCCTACACAAAGATGACACTGCATGTCCTGCAAAAAACTTTTACCCTTACCAATCCTTCATTAAAGCTTCTAAATATTTCCCTCAATTTGGTACTACAGGTTGTTTGGCCACAAGAAAACGTGAGATAGCTGCTTTTCTTGCTCAGATTTCACATGAAACAACTGGTGGATGGGAAACTGCACCTGATGGACCATTTTCTTGGGGATTATGCTTCAAAGAAGAAATTAGTCCTCAGAGTAATTATTGTGATTCTACTAATAAAGATTGGCCTTGTTTTGAAGATAAAAGTTACAAAGGAAGAGGTCCTATTCAACTTTCTTG GAATTACAACTATGGACCAGCAGGGAAGGCCTTAGGATTTGATGGGCTGAAGAATCCAGAAATAGTATCAAACAATTCAGTGATTGCTTTCAAAACTGCTCTATGGTTTTGGATGACAGAGAGAAAACCAACACCTTCTTGTCACAATGTTATGGTTGGAAAATATGTGGCAACAAAAGTTGACATAGTTGCTAATCGCACTGCTGGTTTTGGCTTAGTAACAAACATAATCAATGGTGGATTAGAATGTGGAATTCCAAATGATGAAAGAGTTAATGATCGTATTGGATTTTTCAAAAGATATACCAAGCTGTTCAATGTGGATACTGGACCTAACTTGGATTGTGCATATCAAAAATCCTTATAG